A DNA window from Budorcas taxicolor isolate Tak-1 chromosome 14, Takin1.1, whole genome shotgun sequence contains the following coding sequences:
- the LRATD2 gene encoding protein LRATD2 has protein sequence MGNQVEKLTHLSYKEVPTADPTGVDRDDGPRIGVSYIFSNDDEDMEQQPPPQGSDGGGGGLPDGGDGPSLPLPQPYDPRLHEVECSVFYRDECIYQKSFSPGSAALSTYTPENLLNKCRPGDLVEFVSQAQYPHWAVYVGNFQVVHLHRLEVSNSFLTDASQGRRGRVVNDLYRYKPLSPSAVVRNALAHVGAKERELSWRNSESFAAWCRYGKREFKIGGELRIGKQPYRLQIQLSAQRSHTLEFQSLEDLIMEKRRNDQIGRTAVLQELATHLHPVEPDEGDSDAARTTPPPGRPPAPGREEEEDREAVVH, from the coding sequence ATGGGCAACCAGGTGGAGAAACTGACCCACCTAAGTTACAAGGAAGTGCCCACCGCCGACCCGACGGGCGTGGATCGGGACGATGGGCCCCGCATCGGGGTCTCCTACATCTTCTCCAATGACGACGAAGACATGGAGCAGCAGCCGCCGCCCCAGGGATCggatggtgggggcgggggtttGCCCGACGGAGGGGACGGGCCGTCGCTGCCCCTGCCGCAGCCCTATGACCCGCGGCTGCACGAGGTGGAGTGCTCCGTGTTCTACCGCGATGAATGCATCTACCAGAAAAGCTTCTCGCCGGGTTCCGCGGCGCTGAGCACCTACACGCCCGAGAACCTGCTCAACAAGTGCAGGCCTGGCGATCTGGTGGAGTTCGTGTCGCAGGCGCAGTACCCACACTGGGCAGTCTACGTGGGCAACTTCCAGGTGGTGCATTTGCACCGGCTAGAGGTGAGCAACAGCTTCTTGACGGACGCGAGCCAGGGCCGGCGCGGCCGCGTGGTGAACGATTTGTACCGCTACAAACCGCTGAGCCCCAGCGCCGTGGTGCGCAACGCGCTAGCGCATGTGGGCGCCAAGGAACGCGAGCTGAGCTGGCGCAACTCGGAGAGCTTCGCCGCCTGGTGCCGCTACGGCAAGCGCGAGTTCAAGATCGGCGGCGAGCTGCGCATCGGCAAGCAGCCCTACCGGCTGCAAATCCAGCTCTCTGCGCAGCGCAGCCACACGCTTGAGTTCCAGAGCCTGGAGGACCTGATCATGGAGAAGCGGCGCAACGACCAGATTGGGCGCACCGCGGTCCTGCAGGAGCTGGCCACGCACCTGCACCCCGTCGAGCCGGACGAGGGCGACAGCGACGCTGCGCGGACTACGCCGCCTCCCGGGCGCCCCCCCGCGCCCGgccgggaggaggaggaggaccgaGAAGCGGTGGTGCACTGA